Proteins from a single region of Candidatus Dadabacteria bacterium:
- a CDS encoding Fic family protein, translating into MEINLSKIRPAGYAWLLSKFGLTAMPNRHSSFVVETGGRQQKVQGDRIEDIFPPPYWPGQGVGDHLEFALKYDGVSLSCLKVIFDAAAETELVDYIKSKPTGKYARRIWFFYEFLTGRRLPIDDLSKGNYLEALEPDIYYTLPRGEKSQRHRVVNNLLGPREFCPLVRKTEKLGEMDQVDFRDRCEKIVESYPPQLLRRALSYLYSKETKSSFEIENIKPDASRTEKFIASLEMARRQNFCDKELLIALQNRIVDPRFINEDYRTVQNYVGQTISYQKELIHYVCPKPEDLSDLMRGLLTSHRLMMTGGVSAIVHAAVVAYGFVFIHPFEDGNGRIHRFLIHNIFSIRGMVPEGLMFPVSAVMLNNPEGYNDSLEAFSLPLNQFVEYSLDELAQMTVHNDTAHWYRYIDMTVQAEALYDFVVQTVESELVEELSFLANYDSTKKAIQDVIDMPDRLIDLFIRICLENNGRLSAKKRKSHFDFLSDEELFSMENAIKFPRVPKN; encoded by the coding sequence ATGGAAATAAACCTTTCGAAAATACGGCCCGCAGGCTACGCATGGCTGCTGAGCAAATTCGGGTTGACTGCAATGCCCAACCGGCACAGCTCTTTTGTTGTAGAAACCGGTGGTCGGCAGCAGAAAGTACAAGGTGATCGCATTGAGGATATTTTTCCTCCTCCATACTGGCCCGGTCAAGGAGTCGGAGACCACCTGGAGTTTGCCTTGAAATATGATGGCGTAAGCCTGAGCTGTTTAAAGGTTATTTTCGATGCTGCCGCAGAAACTGAGCTTGTTGATTACATCAAATCCAAGCCAACGGGAAAGTATGCTCGCCGCATCTGGTTTTTTTACGAGTTTTTAACTGGTCGCAGGCTCCCCATTGACGATTTGTCCAAGGGGAATTATTTGGAAGCCCTTGAACCGGACATCTATTACACTCTTCCTCGGGGTGAAAAATCTCAAAGACACCGTGTTGTCAATAATTTGCTTGGACCAAGGGAATTTTGTCCTCTTGTCAGGAAAACGGAGAAGCTTGGAGAAATGGACCAAGTTGATTTTCGAGACAGGTGCGAAAAGATAGTCGAATCGTATCCTCCGCAATTACTTAGGAGAGCATTAAGTTATCTCTACAGTAAAGAAACCAAATCTTCTTTTGAAATAGAAAACATTAAACCCGACGCGTCACGGACCGAGAAATTCATAGCGTCCTTGGAGATGGCGCGACGGCAGAATTTCTGCGACAAGGAGTTGTTAATTGCCCTGCAGAATCGAATTGTCGATCCACGTTTCATTAACGAAGATTATCGAACGGTTCAAAATTATGTAGGTCAGACGATTTCCTATCAGAAAGAGTTAATTCACTATGTATGTCCCAAGCCGGAAGATCTTTCCGACCTGATGCGGGGACTCCTGACTTCTCATAGGCTTATGATGACCGGTGGTGTCTCAGCTATTGTTCACGCTGCTGTAGTAGCCTATGGGTTTGTTTTTATTCATCCGTTTGAAGATGGTAACGGCCGAATCCACCGATTTCTGATCCACAATATTTTTTCCATTCGAGGAATGGTTCCGGAAGGTCTGATGTTTCCCGTATCTGCGGTGATGCTTAACAATCCAGAAGGCTACAATGATTCTTTAGAGGCATTTTCACTTCCCTTGAACCAATTTGTGGAATACAGCTTGGATGAGCTTGCCCAGATGACCGTCCACAACGATACTGCGCACTGGTATCGTTACATTGATATGACGGTACAAGCGGAAGCCTTGTATGATTTTGTCGTTCAAACCGTTGAGAGCGAACTTGTAGAGGAGTTGAGCTTCCTTGCGAACTACGACAGCACTAAAAAGGCTATTCAGGATGTTATCGATATGCCTGACCGCCTGATAGATTTGTTTATCCGGATTTGTCTTGAGAACAACGGCAGATTGTCTGCGAAAAAAAGAAAATCACATTTTGATTTCTTAAGTGACGAAGAGCTTTTCTCAATGGAAAACGCTATCAAGTTTCCAAGAGTGCCAAAAAATTAG
- a CDS encoding GFA family protein, with translation MADIHTGGCLCGGVRYKTTGPLRSVIACHCTQCRKTSGHHTAMTSVPRANLILESDETLVWFKSSDIARRGFCGRCGGNLFWEPVGEDRVSIAAGTLDGATGLTIESHIYTEDAGDYYDLPEI, from the coding sequence ATGGCGGATATCCACACCGGCGGCTGCCTCTGCGGCGGCGTTAGATACAAGACTACCGGCCCCCTGCGCTCAGTGATCGCCTGCCACTGCACACAGTGTCGCAAGACATCCGGCCACCATACGGCCATGACCTCGGTACCCCGTGCCAACCTCATTCTCGAGTCTGACGAAACCCTCGTCTGGTTCAAATCTTCTGATATAGCTAGGCGCGGGTTCTGCGGGCGCTGCGGCGGCAACCTGTTCTGGGAACCGGTGGGCGAGGATCGCGTCTCGATTGCTGCCGGCACCCTCGACGGCGCGACCGGGCTCACAATCGAGAGTCATATCTACACCGAGGACGCCGGCGACTACTACGACCTTCCAGAGATCTGA
- a CDS encoding DUF3365 domain-containing protein has translation MNRTVRTLTLGGFLLVALATGCGGSGGGSGNNQESGTTFTPRTMADALYAVIESDRTVYTRKVVDRLQDEEKVIKASEHWKDDKALPLPAQMFRMGAKMVSDKTDVFSYSLLSLWPVNKQNAPKTEVEKQGLEAVAKRQKPFYAEETLGGKKFFTAVYPDVAVAPACINCHNNHKDSPRSDFELGKTMGGVVIRIPLSENR, from the coding sequence ATGAACAGAACTGTCCGCACATTAACACTGGGCGGGTTTCTTCTGGTCGCCCTGGCGACAGGATGCGGCGGCAGTGGCGGGGGTAGCGGGAACAACCAGGAATCCGGCACCACCTTCACTCCCAGAACGATGGCCGACGCGCTTTACGCCGTCATAGAATCCGACCGGACCGTCTACACCCGCAAAGTGGTCGACCGTCTGCAGGATGAAGAGAAAGTTATCAAGGCGAGCGAGCACTGGAAGGATGACAAGGCGCTCCCACTGCCGGCCCAGATGTTCCGCATGGGGGCTAAAATGGTTTCGGACAAAACCGACGTTTTCAGCTATTCCCTTCTTTCGCTCTGGCCGGTTAACAAGCAGAACGCGCCTAAAACCGAGGTTGAAAAACAAGGACTTGAAGCGGTAGCCAAGAGACAGAAGCCTTTTTACGCTGAAGAGACCCTAGGCGGAAAAAAATTCTTCACGGCAGTCTACCCGGATGTTGCAGTGGCTCCCGCATGCATTAACTGCCACAACAATCACAAAGACAGTCCGCGGAGCGATTTCGAACTTGGCAAGACCATGGGCGGCGTCGTTATCCGCATACCGCTTTCGGAAAATCGTTAA
- a CDS encoding NrfA- nitrite reduction protein — MARARIFWGFLISLNLLVAGFFIWRLQTDNQQAFLPGKATHGHHQIELACEACHIPFEGVPQQACLDCHAKEFEIANDSHAESVFTDPRSLAELELLNARLCVSCHVEHHPEMVTTMGVTVPDDHCFHCHFDIAEQRPTHTEMDFNTCAAAGCHNYHDNRALYEDFLLQHSDEPWVLATPLVSRRDEPEAVGPLLSSREHDAPTDREVDPVLLAEWAGTVHARAGVNCSNCHVGESPGARWSDSLTHEACESCHENEVSGFLAGKHGMRLASGLSPMSPSLARLPMDPEAAQRELGCTSCHGAHEFDTVQAAVDSCLGCHTDTHSKSYKDSPHFELWQAEASGLAVPGSGVSCATCHLPREPHRKGDDKRILVQHNQNMNLQPNEKMIRGVCMKCHGLPFSIDALADPVLIERNFKGQPSRHVESVDMAVQRAVEDLRRKKK, encoded by the coding sequence GTGGCACGCGCTCGAATTTTCTGGGGATTTCTGATTTCCCTCAATCTCCTTGTGGCGGGATTCTTCATCTGGCGACTCCAGACTGATAACCAGCAGGCTTTTCTGCCCGGCAAAGCAACCCACGGACACCACCAGATCGAACTTGCGTGTGAGGCGTGCCACATCCCTTTTGAAGGCGTTCCCCAGCAAGCCTGTCTTGATTGTCACGCCAAGGAATTTGAGATAGCCAATGATTCCCACGCCGAAAGTGTATTTACCGATCCGCGCAGCCTAGCGGAGCTTGAATTGCTAAACGCGCGCCTGTGCGTAAGCTGCCATGTGGAACACCACCCGGAAATGGTAACCACTATGGGAGTCACGGTGCCCGATGATCACTGCTTTCACTGCCATTTCGATATTGCCGAACAGCGCCCTACCCACACTGAAATGGATTTTAACACCTGCGCCGCGGCTGGCTGTCACAACTACCACGATAACAGAGCTCTCTATGAGGACTTTCTGCTTCAGCACAGCGACGAACCCTGGGTGCTTGCGACACCGCTTGTGAGCAGAAGAGACGAACCCGAGGCTGTCGGACCCCTTCTTTCTTCTAGGGAGCACGACGCACCGACAGACAGGGAGGTCGACCCAGTTCTACTTGCGGAATGGGCCGGCACCGTCCACGCACGCGCGGGGGTCAACTGCTCAAATTGCCATGTCGGCGAGAGCCCCGGAGCACGGTGGAGCGATTCGCTGACTCACGAGGCGTGTGAGTCCTGCCATGAAAACGAAGTCTCGGGATTTCTCGCGGGAAAACACGGCATGCGCCTTGCCTCGGGCCTCTCTCCCATGTCGCCGTCGCTCGCACGTCTGCCCATGGACCCCGAGGCAGCGCAACGCGAACTCGGCTGCACGTCATGTCACGGCGCTCATGAATTCGATACCGTCCAGGCCGCGGTGGATTCCTGCCTCGGGTGTCACACAGATACCCACAGCAAGTCCTACAAGGATTCCCCCCACTTCGAACTCTGGCAGGCGGAGGCAAGCGGTCTCGCCGTTCCGGGAAGCGGCGTGAGCTGCGCCACGTGTCATCTGCCGCGGGAACCGCACAGAAAAGGGGATGACAAACGGATTTTAGTTCAGCATAATCAAAATATGAACCTGCAACCGAACGAGAAGATGATCCGCGGCGTCTGCATGAAATGTCACGGACTTCCTTTTTCGATCGACGCTCTGGCGGACCCGGTCCTCATCGAGCGGAATTTCAAGGGACAGCCGTCCCGCCATGTCGAAAGCGTCGATATGGCAGTGCAGCGGGCGGTTGAAGACCTGAGGAGAAAAAAGAAATGA